Part of the Eubacterium sp. 1001713B170207_170306_E7 genome, CGGCAGCACCCTGCGGGCCGCGCCCTTTATCGGCAGCCCCGGCAGCGCCCGGCAGAGCCAGACCGTCATGGCCCTCGGGCAGCCCGTGCCCGTAAGCCTGGGCTTCGCGCCCTACGCCTTTGCAGACGCTGTGGCCGGGCAGTACAAGGGCGTGATCCAGTACCATGTCTGGATCGAAAATACGCCCTGAGGGGCGACAACAGCATACCAAGCCGGGACAGTGGGTGTCACCCGGAGAAAAGAACTGAAGACCAGCAAGTCTCAGTTCTTTTTTTATTTGTCAAAAAAATAACACAGTATCAAGAGGAGGAGAACATGATTTTATCAAACGCAACCCTGACCCTGGATGAACAGGAAAACAGTGAGCTGGACCTGAGTGTGCCCCAGCGCTACAGAATTGAGTACCACGGCATGCCAAGCTGCCCGTGCTGCGGCGCGCCCATGAGCCACCGGGATACCTTTGGCCGCAGCATGACCGGCGCCGCGGGGGAGCCCATGCGCCTGACCCCGCGGCGGGTGGTCTGCGACAACAAGGACTGCTACTACCACGACCACCCGGTGCGCAACCTGCCCAACGCGGTTCTGCCCTACCGCCGCTACAGCGCCAAGGCCCACGAGGCCGTGGCCCAGGGCAGCGCCGACATGCCCTGCCCGCCCAACACCCAGAGCCGCCTGTACCAGTGGCTCACCGAGGCGGCCCCAAAATGGCTGGAGCAAGTGTGCGGCGGGGAGGACCCGCCGGATTTCTGTCTGGTTCAGGAGGCGCAGGAGGCTCTGGAGGCCCTGCCCGGCAAAGCGCTGGACTGCCTGCGCGAGGCCTACGGCAGCCAGCCCGGCTGGCTGGGCCGGCTAATCCAGCAGCTGCTCAATCAAAAAAGATGATTTGCATCGACTTTGAGAGGACAAAGGCTCCTGGCTGCAATAAAATAAAGGCATCATCACAAAAGGATGATACAAATTTATTATAAGGAGAATAACATGAACACCAACACAGAATTAAAAAGCCCTCAGGCCCCTGCGGTCCAAAGCCCGGACAGCGGCCCCGAAATCCCCGTGACCCTCTGGGAGAACCGCCCCGTGGTCAGCAGCCGGCAGGTAGCCGGAGACTTTTTGAGAGAGCACAAAAGCGTGCTGCGGCGGATCACGGTGCTGCTGCGTGAGACCAGAGCGCAAAATTGCGCCGGTCTCTTTACCGAGTCCTCCTACCTGGACGCGGGCGGCCGGTGCCGCAAGGAGTACCTCATCACCCGGGACGGCTTCGCCCTTCTGGTCATGGGCTTTACAGGCCCGCGCGCCCTGAGCTGGAAGCTTAAGTACATTCAGGCCTTTAACCGCATGGAGCAGGCCCTGCGCTGTCCGCCAGCCCACCTGCCGGCAGACCAGACCCTGCTGGCCGCCGCGCTGCTGGAGGCCGAGCGTATCGTCGCCGGGCTGAAGCGCGAGGCCGACTACGCCAAAACCGTGCTCGCCAGCAGGGCCCTGGTGCCCATCAGCGGCATTGCCAAGGACTACGGCATGACCGCCGAGTTTATGAACCGTCTGCTCTGCAGCCTGGGCGTCCAGTACAAAAAAGGCAGCCGGTGGTACCTGTACGAGCCCTGGCAGGACGAAGGCTTTGCCGCCACCCGGTCCGATACCATCCGCAAAAAGGACGGCAGCGTCATGGTGGTGGAGAGCCTGCAGTGGACCCAGAAGGGCAAGCGGTTTCTGTACGAGCTGCTGGCCGAAAACAGCATTTACCCGGTATTGGAGCGTGGCCAGCATGAACTTCGTGACTGAGTTTTTAAGCTTTATGGCCTGGCTGCGCTGCCGCCGCCACAAGGTCTTGGAATATCTGGGCCTCTGGGTGTACCTCTTTACCTGCAACAACGCCGCCGCCGTACAGGACGAGGACGGCAGCTGGTGCTGGCCCGTGTGGTTCGAGGTAGACAGCCGGGACCTGTGCGGCTTCATGGACGGAATGTCCTCGAAACGCCTCTGGGACCTGCGGCAGGAGCTGATCCGGAATTCCAGGGTGGAATACCAGAAGGCTTCCGGCGGACAGCCCGCCCGTTACGCCCTGGTGCCCTTTGACACCGAGTTGGCCCAGGTTCACCTGGCTTCCACGGCTTCTTCCGGAGCCTGCACGGTCTGGAAACCCCGTGGGGAAACCCCGGGAAATCCGGCCCGGTTTATTTTGGAACCACCCCGGGAACCAAACCGCTTTTCTTCTGATTTTGATATAAATAATAAATATATAAATATAAAAGCATTACCGGGGGATGAGGCGGCCAACCCCAACGGCTTCAACATTCCGCCCCAGCTCACCGAGGAAGAAAAGCAGCAGCTCGAGGCCGAATATCCCGATCCGGTCCAGCGCTTCTGGGCCGGCATGGCCCTGCGGGATAAAAAAGCCGAGGAGGAAAAAGCATGGGCCTATTAAAAGACCGCTACACCGACCTGTACAACGAGCGTTTTTACGAGGATCCGGGCTACACGGTTTACGAGTGCCTGGCCGAGGGAACCCTGCGCCTGAGCATCCGGGCCCACACCCTGGAGGAGGCCGAGGCCCGCTTCGCCGAAGCCCTGGACGAGACTGAGGATAACCACCCGGGCCTGGTGCTGCGCCAGCAGTGGGTGGCGGAAACGTGATGGACGCTGCCTTTGGCCGATGGCTGCGGGAAAGCCGACGCGCCAGAGGGCTCACCCAGCAGGGCCTGGCCGACGCGGCCGGCCTCAGCCACAAGACCGTGTTCCGGGCAGAGCGGGGCCAGCCCGTGAGCGCCTACAGCAGGGCGCAGCTGACCGCTTTTCTGGGAGAGCCGCCCCCGGCCCCGGCTGACCAATCGGACCAGAGTGGTCACTTTACACTGTCCATATACCGGGAGCACCTGTGATGGTAAACTAAAGTCAGGAAATCGAAAGGAGGTACACCCCATGGCCTATGAACGCATCAAAACCAAGCACGAGCTTAAGCTGAGCTTAAACTACGGCGAAGTCGAGGGAAAAAGCAAGAAAAAGCTCAAAACCCTTGGCGGCCTCAACCTAGACGAGACCGTCGCCACCACCGAGGCGGTGGTCAAAACCGCCAAAGCCCTCGGCACCCTCATAGAACCCATTGTCCAGGACGTCACCAACGTCATGTACTACGATAACGTCGAGACCGCCTGACGCGGAAGCGATAAATAACCCAGTAAAAGAAAGGAGGAACCCCCATGGAAACCGTCAACACCAAGACACTGGATCTGGAGTTTATGATGGAGAACGGCGATACCGACACCATCAGCCTGCCAGACTATTTACCCGATGTCACCAAGGAGCAGATCCTGGCCGCGGCCGGCATCGTCATTGCCCAGAACATCTTTAAGCCCGACGGCTTCAGCTACACCAGGCTCGCGGGCTACGAATTCATTGATAAAACCGTGCGTAAGGAAGAACTGGAAGATTAGGCTAAAAGGGAGCGAAAGCTCCCTTTATAATTTCGATAAAGCCTGGCAGTAAGCGCTGAAGCGGAAGAAAGAGGCGGCTTTTGCCGGAGGTGATGGGATGTGGCCGCAGACGCTTCAGGGTGTCAGGAAACCGGCCAAGCCCGAGGCTGCGCCTTTTATCCAGATAAGAAAAAAAGGTCCAGGCGCTGTATAAACGACCAAAAATCGTGATGATTCAGCAGAACAGCCGGACATTAGAGAGATAGAATGCCAGCTTTAGTGAGTAAAGTTACAAGTGTAAGGACAGTGCCCGCAGGACACTTTTTTCTTCCTTAGGTAAAAGGCTTCGTCTCTTGAGTTTTTTGGCATTAACAATAACCGAAAGGAGGTGCTTTATGAAAATCAGAAAATATACGGTGCTGTTGATTCTGGCCTGCTGTGTGGGCGTCGGCTGTTATTTTTTCGCCGGGCAGCTTGTCCTTATGCGCGGCGTGGAAAGCAAGGGCCCGCCGGATAAAGGCGGCTGGGAGGCGGTGACGCCGGAAAACCCCGGCGCGCCAGAACCCGGCGCCGGGGAGCTGCCCGCCGAGGGGCAGAGCCCACCGGAAACGGACAGCCCGCAGGAGCCCGTCATGGCTACGGCCCATTTCGCCAGGGACGAATACCGCTGCGACTGTAATGGCAGCTGCGATGGCTGGCCCTGTGAGATGAACCCCGCGCTGCTGGATAAAATCGAGGCCCTGCGCTGTGCCTGCGGGGGGCCGGTCATCATCACCTCGGGCGTGCGGTGCGTCGCGCGCAACGCCGAGGTGGGCGGGGTGGACTGGTCCTTTCATCTGCGGGGCGACGCGGCGGACCTGTACTGCCCCGGCGTGGCCGTGGGCGATCTGGCCCAGATGGCAGAGGCCCTGGGCATGAACATCCTGCCCTATTACGGGAGCGGCTATATCCATGTGGAAATCTGATCAGCCTGAAAAAAACCGAAGCGGCCACGCGGCAGGCGTGCTCCAGACCGACCGCACCGACGATGGTGACAAGACCGGCGTAAAAACGCGCCGGTCTTTTTTGCGAAATGGACGAAACCGCCGGACTGTGCTAAAATAAAGGGAAAACAAGATTTTTGCGCGCTGTGAAAAGCGTGGGAGAGCGGCCGTCTGGAAAATGGGGACGGCGTTGTGTATTCTAGGGCGTTAAAGCGTGGGGGAGAAAGCGATGGATCATACGAGTGTCAACCAGATCATCATTGATGTGATGGTGGTTTTTATGGCGATTGGGGGAGTCGACCGTATTTTTGGCAACAAACTAAAGCTCGGCGCGCAGTTTGAGGAGGGTTTTCATTCTTTTGCGCCGCTGGCCCTGGGCATGGTCGGGTTTTACTGCCTGGCGCCTGTTCTGGCAAAGCTGCTCGCGCCAGTGGTGGTGCCGGTTTACACCGGGCTGGGCGCCGATCCGTCCATGTTTGCGCCCACGCTGCTGGCAGGCAGCATGGGCGGCTATCCCATCGCCCAGGAGATGGCGCTGACCAGAGAGGCCGGACAGTTCTCAGGGATTCTGCTCAGCAGTATGATGGGCACCACCATCGCGTTCTCGATCCCGGTGTCCCTCTCGATGGTGGATCAGGCGGATCACCACTGGCTCGCCACCGGGGTGCTCTGCGGGATTATCACCATTCCCTTTGGCTGCCTTGCCGGCGGACTGGCAGCGGGCTTTGAGGTGCCGATGATTTTGCACAACCTCGTCCCCATTATCATTGTGGCAGCCCTGATCGCTGTGGGGTTAGTCTTTATCCCGGGCAGGATGATCCGGGGTTTTGGGGTTTTCGGAAGGCTGATGATCGCGCTCGGGACCCTTGGAATCATTGCCGCTGTTGTCGAGGCGCTGACAGGCCTTGTCCTCATCCCGGGAATGGCCCCTGTCTCTGAGGGAATAGGTATTGTCGGCTCGATTGTCATTGTCCTTGCCGGGGCGTACCCGATGGTCACCATTATTCTGAAGGTGTTCAGCCGGCCGCTGGGCATGGTGGGAAGGAGGCTGGGGATCAATGAGAAAGCCGCCGGCGGTCTGGTGGCCAGTCTTGCGAACAGCATCCCCATGCTGGGCTATATCCACGAGATGGACCCAGTGGGAAAGACCGCGAATTTTGCCTTTATGGTCAGTGGCGCTTTTGTTTTAGGCGATCATCTGGGCTTTACGGCAGGCGTTGACAAGGCAATGGTGATGCCGCTGATCTGCGGAAAGCTTACCGCGGGGGTACTGGCTGTGGCCCTGGCGATTTTCGTTGCCAGAAAAGGGCTCAGCCCAAAAGGAGGAAAATATGAATCAAAATAAGCTAAGCATACATCCCGCCGTGCAGGACTTCAGGCGCCTGGGCTATGCCCGCGCCGGCAGCCCTGTGCCCCAGAGCGGCCAGCCCCCGGTCAAATCCTTTGACGAGGTTCGGGAAGCGCTGGAGGTGCGGTATGCGTGAGCGCCCGAATCTGGATAAAAACCTGGACAGCGCGGTTTTTCGCCGCTATTATTACCTGAAGGAGGAGCTTGTGGCCTTTTGCAGGCAGAACGGCCTGCCTGTCTCCGGCGGAAAGCTGGAGCTGACCGAGCGCATCGCCGGCTTTCTGGACACGGGCAGCGTGGCGGCCCCTCTGGCCAGAAGCCGCCGCAAAAAGCCCCAGATGGGCGAGATCACCGAGGAGATGAGCATCGAGCCGGATTTTGTCTGCTCCGAGAAGCACCGGACCTTTTTTAAGGAAAAGCTCGGCAAAAGCTTTTCCTTTAACGTGGCTTTTCAGAAATGGCTGAAAGCCAACACGGGCAAAACCTACCGGGAGGCCATCGCTGCCTACAAAACGCTTCAGGCGGAAAAGAAAAAGGGAAAAACCACCATTGACCGGCAGTTTGAGTACAACACCTATATCCGGGATTTTTTCGCGGACAACGCGGGCAAAACCCTGGAGCAGGCCATTGCCTGCTGGAAGCATAAAAAAAGCCGCCCCGGCCACAACCGCTACGAGCGGGCCGACCTCGACGCCCTGTCAGGCGGGCAGGAGGCCGAAAACAGAGAGGAGCACCCAGCATGCGGGCAGAACACCTGAAAATCGAAAGCATCCCCGCCATGCTCTGGGGCAGGCCGGAGGACCGGGGCATCATCGCCGTCCACGGCAGCCAGTCCCACAAAGCCGACGAGCCCATCCGCATACTGGCCGAAAACGCCGTGGCCGCCGGGTATCAGGTTTTGAGCTTTGATCTGCCCGGGCACGGGGATCGGCGCCATGAGGACACCCCCTGCCGGCCGCGGGAATGTGTGGCCGAGCTGGCCACGGTCATGGCCTGGGCCCGGAGCCAGTGGCGGTTCGTCAGCCTGTTCGCCAACAGCCTCGGCGTCTATTACAGCCTTATGGCCTATTCCGGTGAGCCCCTGGAGCGGGCCTGGTTTCTGTCGCCGCTGGTGGACATGCAGCGTATGATCGAGAACATGATGGCCTGGTCCGGCGTGACCGGGGAGCAGCTCCGGCGGGAGCAGGCCGTGGCCACGCCCATCGGCCAGACCCTGTACTGGGACGACTATACCGAGGCGCGGCAGCACCCGGTCAGCGTGTGGCCCATACCCACCGAGATCCTGTACGGCGAAAAAGACGGCACCTGTGAGCGCGGCACCGTCGAAGCCTTTGCCGCCCGTTTTTCCAGCGGCCTCACGGTCGTGCCGGACGGCGAGCATTACTTCCATACGCCAGAGCAGCTGCGGGCCTTTGACACCTGGCTCAAGCAGACCGGGCTGGGCCGGGATAAAAAACGGCCGGCAGCCCCTTGACCCTCACGCCGCGTGATAGTGTAAGATAGCCTTAAAGGGAACGCGCAAAGGGAATAACGGCCGGTTCATCTGCGGCGGGCTCTTTACCATCATGAGACAGGAGTTGATTTTAATGAGAACGGTAAAACAAGTGGCGGCGCTGACCGGCGTCAGCGTGAGGACGTTGCAGTATTATGATGAAATCGGCGTGCTTAAGCCCACCGAGGTCACCGGGGCGGGCTACCGGCTCTATGACGATGAGGCCTTAAAAACCCTGCAGCAGATTCTGTTTTTTAAGGAGCTGGATTTCCCCTTAAAGGAGATCCGGAAAATCATGGAGGATCCGGGCTTTGACAGAAACCGGGCCTTCAAAAAGCAGCGAGAGCTGCTGCAGGTCAAGCGGAACCGGCTGGACCGGCTGCTCGCGCTTTTAGACAGCCTGGAAAAG contains:
- a CDS encoding alpha/beta hydrolase, translating into MRAEHLKIESIPAMLWGRPEDRGIIAVHGSQSHKADEPIRILAENAVAAGYQVLSFDLPGHGDRRHEDTPCRPRECVAELATVMAWARSQWRFVSLFANSLGVYYSLMAYSGEPLERAWFLSPLVDMQRMIENMMAWSGVTGEQLRREQAVATPIGQTLYWDDYTEARQHPVSVWPIPTEILYGEKDGTCERGTVEAFAARFSSGLTVVPDGEHYFHTPEQLRAFDTWLKQTGLGRDKKRPAAP
- a CDS encoding DUF2922 domain-containing protein, encoding METVNTKTLDLEFMMENGDTDTISLPDYLPDVTKEQILAAAGIVIAQNIFKPDGFSYTRLAGYEFIDKTVRKEELED
- the eutH gene encoding ethanolamine utilization protein EutH, with protein sequence MDHTSVNQIIIDVMVVFMAIGGVDRIFGNKLKLGAQFEEGFHSFAPLALGMVGFYCLAPVLAKLLAPVVVPVYTGLGADPSMFAPTLLAGSMGGYPIAQEMALTREAGQFSGILLSSMMGTTIAFSIPVSLSMVDQADHHWLATGVLCGIITIPFGCLAGGLAAGFEVPMILHNLVPIIIVAALIAVGLVFIPGRMIRGFGVFGRLMIALGTLGIIAAVVEALTGLVLIPGMAPVSEGIGIVGSIVIVLAGAYPMVTIILKVFSRPLGMVGRRLGINEKAAGGLVASLANSIPMLGYIHEMDPVGKTANFAFMVSGAFVLGDHLGFTAGVDKAMVMPLICGKLTAGVLAVALAIFVARKGLSPKGGKYESK
- a CDS encoding D-Ala-D-Ala carboxypeptidase family metallohydrolase, whose translation is MKIRKYTVLLILACCVGVGCYFFAGQLVLMRGVESKGPPDKGGWEAVTPENPGAPEPGAGELPAEGQSPPETDSPQEPVMATAHFARDEYRCDCNGSCDGWPCEMNPALLDKIEALRCACGGPVIITSGVRCVARNAEVGGVDWSFHLRGDAADLYCPGVAVGDLAQMAEALGMNILPYYGSGYIHVEI
- a CDS encoding DUF6434 domain-containing protein; the encoded protein is MRERPNLDKNLDSAVFRRYYYLKEELVAFCRQNGLPVSGGKLELTERIAGFLDTGSVAAPLARSRRKKPQMGEITEEMSIEPDFVCSEKHRTFFKEKLGKSFSFNVAFQKWLKANTGKTYREAIAAYKTLQAEKKKGKTTIDRQFEYNTYIRDFFADNAGKTLEQAIACWKHKKSRPGHNRYERADLDALSGGQEAENREEHPACGQNT
- a CDS encoding helix-turn-helix domain-containing protein, translating into MGGGNVMDAAFGRWLRESRRARGLTQQGLADAAGLSHKTVFRAERGQPVSAYSRAQLTAFLGEPPPAPADQSDQSGHFTLSIYREHL
- a CDS encoding DUF6431 domain-containing protein; the encoded protein is MILSNATLTLDEQENSELDLSVPQRYRIEYHGMPSCPCCGAPMSHRDTFGRSMTGAAGEPMRLTPRRVVCDNKDCYYHDHPVRNLPNAVLPYRRYSAKAHEAVAQGSADMPCPPNTQSRLYQWLTEAAPKWLEQVCGGEDPPDFCLVQEAQEALEALPGKALDCLREAYGSQPGWLGRLIQQLLNQKR
- a CDS encoding phage regulatory protein/antirepressor Ant, whose protein sequence is MNTNTELKSPQAPAVQSPDSGPEIPVTLWENRPVVSSRQVAGDFLREHKSVLRRITVLLRETRAQNCAGLFTESSYLDAGGRCRKEYLITRDGFALLVMGFTGPRALSWKLKYIQAFNRMEQALRCPPAHLPADQTLLAAALLEAERIVAGLKREADYAKTVLASRALVPISGIAKDYGMTAEFMNRLLCSLGVQYKKGSRWYLYEPWQDEGFAATRSDTIRKKDGSVMVVESLQWTQKGKRFLYELLAENSIYPVLERGQHELRD